DNA from Kitasatospora acidiphila:
CCGGACGCCGAGCACGCCATCGGCGCCCCGGCGCTCCAACTGGCCGACTGGACCGACGGCATGGACCCGTACCAGGTGCTCCGCCCGCTGCTGGATCCGGCCGGCCGGTACGGCATCAGCGACTCCGCCTGGGCGATGCACCTGCTGGGTCTCCAAGAAGCCCTGCCCGGCGGCTCGTTCAGCTCGCTGACCAGTTCACTGCCGATGCTGCGCGCGGTGAAGGGCGAGGACGAGCTCGAGCGGCTGGCCGCCGCCGGCGCGGCCGCCGACGCCACCTACCGGGCGATCCTGACCGTGCCGTTCGCGGGTCGCCGGGAGTGCGACATCGCCGCCGACCTCGCCGCCCGGCTGCTCGAATTCGGGCACAGCCAGGTCGACTTCACCGTGGTCGGCTCGGGCCCCAACGGCGCCAACCCGCACCACGAGGCGGGCGACCGGGTCATCCGGCCCGGCGACACCGTGGTGCTGGACTTCGGCGGCCTCAAGGACGGCTACGGCTCCGACACCACGCGGACCGTGCACGTCGGCGCGGAGGTGCCCGACCAGGTGCGCGAGGTGCACGAGGTGGTGCGCCGGGCCCAGCAGGCGGCGTTCGAGGCCGTCCGCCCCGGGGTGGCGTGCCAGGAGATCGACCGGGTGGCCCGTGCCGTGATCACCGAGGCCGGCTACGGCGAGTACTTCATCCACCGGACCGGTCACGGCATCGGCATCACCACCCACGAGCCGCCGTACATGATCGAGGGTGAGGAGCAGCCGCTGGTCCCCGGCATGTGCTTCTCCATCGAGCCCGGCATCTACCTGCCCGGCCGCTTCGGGGTCCGGATCGAGGACATCGTCACCGTCACCGAGACCGGCGGCCGTCGCTTCAACGACACCTCGCGCGAGCTGGCCATCGTCGAATAGCAGCGTCCGGCCGACCGGGGCGTCGCCGACCGGCACGCCCTGGTCGCCGCCGGTCCACTGACGGTGATCGGTTCCGGTATCGGCACCGAATGCCCGCAGAACGGTCGCCGAGCCTGCTCCTTTGACCGGAACGGGATGCCCGTGGCCCACGTCTGTCTCCCCAAGGATGACGTGAACACGAGAACCGCCGAAGGGACTGCTCCGGGTGATGGAGATGGCTGCCGGACCCGTGTCCGCCCATGAAAGTGTCATGAACAGGGCAGTCGAGGCGATGCGGGAGGCTCCCGGCGTGCTGCTGCTCGGCCCGCCGAGGATCGGGCGCTCCCGACTGCTGGAGCAACTGGTGGCGCACGGCCGGGCGATCGGCGTGCGGGTGCTGCGCTGCTCGCCGGTGGCGGCGGAGCAGGCGCTGCCGTTCATGGGGCTGATCGACCTGCTGGAGGACGTCGACGACGAGGCGCTGGACCGGCTGCCGGCCGGGCAGGGCGACGCGTTGCGGGCCGCCCTGCTGCGCGGCGGCCAGCCGGACGCGGGTCAACTGGGCGACGCCCGGGTGCCGTTGGCCGTACTGACGCTGCTGCGGCAACTCGCCGACCAGGGGCCGGTCTGGCTGGTGGTGGACGACCTGCACTGGGTGGACGAGCCGACCGCGCGGGTGCTGGGGTTCGTGGCCCGCCGGATCGGCGGGACGCTGCTGCGCATGGTGGCCGGCGAACCCGTCGCCGCCGGGCGAGGTCCGGCGTTCGCCTCGCTCTGCCCGCCCGGGACCGCGCGGCTGACGGTTCCGCCGCTGACGCCCGCCGAGTTGGCGGTGCTGCTGGCCGAGCACGCCGGGCAACCGCTGCCGTCCGCCACGGTGCGTGAGATCGCCCGGGTGGCGCGCGGCAATCCCGGCGATGCGCTGGAGCTGCTGCGCACGCTGCCGCCCGACGGCTTGCCGTTCAATGCCCCAGCGGCGAACGGCGGGTCGAGCGATGGCCTGAGCGGTTGGGTCCACGGCGGCCCGAACCGGGCGCCCACGGCGGCCGAGCCGCCGGGCGGGCACCACGCCGAGCTGCTGCGCACGCTCCCGGAGCCGGCCCGCGAGGCGCTGCTGCTGGTCAGTGCCGCCGCGCGCCCCGACCTCACCCTGCTGGCCACCGCCGGCGGGCCGTCCGTCACCGTCGAGTTGGAGACCGCCGAACGGCTGGGCATGCTGCGGATCGCCCCGGACGGCCAGGTCGTCTTCGACAGCCCGGCACTCGGTCGCGCCGTCTACGCCGAGGCCGGCGGCCGGTCCCGGCGAAACGCGCACGCCCGGCTGGCCGCGGCGGAGACCGAGCCGGTGGAGCGCGCCAGACACCGGGCGCTCGCCAACCCGGCGCGTGACGAGGAGGTCGCGCGGAGCCTGATGACCGCCGCCGCCACCGCCCGGCGGCGCAGCGCCCCCGGCACGGCCGCCGAACTCGCCGCCCTCGCCGTGGCCCGCACCCCGGTCGAGCAGCCCGAGTTGCGCACCGAACGCCGCCTGACCGCCGCCGACTACGCGGTGGACGCCGGCCACCGGGACGCCGCGCGCGCCGAGGCGCAGGCCCTGCTGGAGGAGCCCGACCCCGAGGTGCGGGTGCGGGCTCGCCTGGTGCTGCTGCGCTGCGCCGGGCAGTCACTGGAGCACGAGGGCGGTCTGATCCGGGACGGGCTGGCGGAGGCCGCGGCCGCCGACTCGCCCGGCCTGGAGGCCCGGTTGCGCTGCTGGCAGGCCGACCGGGATCTCCTCGCGGGCCGGCTCGACCAGGCCGAGGCGGCGGCGGGGCGGGCCGCCGACCTGGCGGCGGCGGCGAACCAGCCCGAGACCCAGCTGGAGGCGCTGACCACACTGGCCTACCTGCGGCGACTGGGCGGTGACCCGCGTGCCGAGTCCACCCTCGCCCTGGCGCTGGAGACGGCCCGCGCGAACGGCATCGACGACGTGCGGCTGCGCGAGGCCCTGATGACCGAGGCCGTCTTCCATCTGCATGCCAACCGGCTTGCCGCGGCGGAGAGTTCGCTCCTGGAGCTGCTCAGGAGGTTCACCGGCCAGCTCGGGATGGAGGAACTGATCGACGTGACGATCCAGTTGGCCGGTGTGCGGATCCGGGCCGCGGACTGCGCCGGGGCGCTGCGGGCCGCCCGGCAGGTGGCCGCCCTGCACGCGCGGCGCCTGGGAGTCGAGCAGACCGGCGAGGACGGCTACGGGGCTGCGTTCGAGGAGGCGGGCCCGGTCGCCTACGTCACGGCGGCGGCCGAGTCGGTGGGCGGCTCACTGGAGTTGGCCCGGCAGCTGGCCCAGCGCGGGGCCCGCACCGCCGAACTCGAGGGTGATCGCTTCTGGCTGCTGTGGAACCTCACGGTGCTCGGCCGGGTGCACCTGATGGGCGAGGAACCCGAGGCGGCCGTGCGGGCGTTGCGCAAGGCGCTGGACATCGAGCGTGCCATGGGCATCGTCGATCCGGGGGTCGGCCGCTGGCACGCCGACCTGGTGGAGGCCCTGGTGTGCCAGGGCGGCAGGGCGGCACTGGACGAGGCCAGGGCACTGCTGGACCAGGTGACCGAGGCGGCCCGGCGGCTGGACCGCGAGGCGGTGCTCGGGTGCCTGGAACGGGCCGAGGCGCTGTGGCACCTGGCGCACGGTGAGCACGCCGAGGCCGCCGCACTGCTGGAGCGCGCCGTCGCACGGCTGCGGTCCGAGGGGGTTCCGCTGGAGCTGGCCCGGGCGCTGGCCGCCCAGGCGCAGCTGGAGCGCCGACGGCGGCGTCAGGGGGCGGCCCGGTCGGCGGCGGACGAGGCCCTGCGGATCTGTCAGGACACCGGGGCGGCCGCCTGGTTGGGCCCGATCAAGCGGCGGATCCAGGGTGGCGGTGGCGGGCGCGCCGGTGCGGCGCGGCAGCCGGCCGACGCGTCCGGCGCGGTGCTGCTCACGCCCTCGGAGCAGCGGATCGCGGCGCTGGCGGCAGACGGGGCGACCAACCGGGAGATCGCGGCGGCCTGTTACATCAGTGTGAAGACGGTGGAGGCGTCGCTGTCGCGGGTCTACCGCAAGCTCGGCGTGCGCTCGCGCACCGAGCTCGCCAAGGCGCCGACGGACTGACGCGAGGGCGTAACCCCCTTTCCTGATAGGGCACCCTACGTTTCCTGGACGTTTCCTGATGGCGGGTCAGTACAGGGACGACCGAGGGTTTTCACGGCTGCCGGGTGACCGGCGGGGATCTTACGGTTGCTCAGTCCCCGCCGATCGGTCCCCAACCTTTCAGCGGCGATCCATTGATGCATCCATGACAAGGAAGGATCTCCTTGTGACTCCCCACCGTCTCAAGGTCCTCGGCGCGCTCGCCGCGCCGATGTCGGTCATCGCCGCCCTCGCGCTGACCAGCCCCGCCCACGCGGCCCCCCAGCCGCAGCTCGCCGTCCACGGCGACGTGGTCAAGGCGCTCGCCCAGTCCGTGCGCACCGGCGACGTCGCGCCGACCGACAAGAAGGACGTCACGGTCAGCCTCGCCGTGCGCGACCAGGCCGGTCTGCAGAGCTTCCTCAAGCAGGTCTCGGACCCCAAGTCGCCGCAGTACAAGCACTACTTGACGGTCAAGCAGTTCGCCGACCGGTTCGGCGCCAGCGACAAGACCATCTCCCAGGTCACCGACTACCTCAAGGGCCAGGGCCTGGCGGTCGGCAAGGTGTCGGCCAACCACCTCACGGTGACCGCCTCCGGTAGCGCGCAGCAGCTGGAGAAGGCCTTCAACACCCACCTGGCCACCTTCCACGACAACCACGCCGCGCGCGACTACTTCGCCAACACCAGCGCCCCGACGCTGCCGGCCACCTTCGCGTCCCAGGTGGTCGACGTCGCCGGTCTGAACAACTACACCGTCCACTCGCACTTCAGCCACGCCAACCCGGCCGTCAAGCCGAGCGCCACCGCCGACGCGTCGGCCGGCCTCGACCCGACCAGCGGCAAGGCCGCCTACGACCTCACCGGGCTCAACGGCAACGGCTACACCGGCAGCGGCCAGACCATCGGCCTGGTCGAGTTCTCCTCGTACGACCAGTCGGACGTCGACGCCTACGACTCCAACTACGGCCTGAACGTCAGCGCCCCGACCGTGGTCCCCGTCGCCGGCGGCACCACCGACAGCTCGGGCGCGGGCGAGGTCGACCTCGACATCCAGGTGATCCAGGCGCTCGCCCCCGGCGCCAACATCAAGGTCTACGAGGCGCCCAACAGCACCGCCGGCGACGAGGCCCTCTACTCGCAGCTGGTCAGCGACAACGTGCCGATCGTCTCGATCAGCTGGGGCCAGGCCGAGTCCGGCACCACCGACTCGCAGCGCAGCGCAGACGACAACACCTACCAGGAGGCCTCGGCCCAGGGGCAGTCGTACTACGCGGCCTCCGGTGACAGCGGCTCCGACGACGCGGGCAACGGCGGCACCTCGGTCGACTACCCGGCCAGCGACCCATACGTCACCGGCGTCGGCGGCACCACCCTGTCCGCCAACTCCGACGGCAGCTACGCGGGCGAGACCGCCTGGTCCGGCAGCGGCGGCGGCACCTCCACCTTCTACTCGGCCCCCAGCTACCAGTCCTCGCTCGGCATCACGCAGCGCGAGGTGCCGGACGTCGCGGCCGCGGCCGACCCCAGCAGCGGCTGGGCGGTCTACACCGGCGGTGCCTGGCAGGAGATCGGCGGCACCAGCGGCGCCGCCCCGAACTGGGCCGCCTTCACGGCCGTCTACAACCAGTACGCGGCTGCCAAGGGCGGGGCGAAGTTCGGCTTCGCCAACCCGACCATCTACAACCTGGCCGGCGGCTCCAACTACGGTTCCGCCTTCCACGACGTCACCAGCGGCTCCAACGGCGCCTTCTCCGCGGGCACCGGCTACGACCAGGTGACCGGCTGGGGCTCGTACGACGGCCAGAACTTCATCACGTCCAGCCTCGGCTGACGCATCGGCCGTAGCACGTGCCCGGGCGGTGCCCCAGGGGATCCGGCCTCCCCTGGGGCACCGCCCGGTAGGATGCCGTTCGAGCTTCTAAAGACAGCGTCGGACGGCTACGATTGACGGTTCCCAGCAGGCAGCAGGCAGCAGGCAGCAGGCAGCAGGCAGCAGGCAGCGCCGCGGTCCGGTGCCGCGTTGCGGTGCCGTTCGGTGCTGGTTGCCGTCCGGTCGGCGACCGCGCTGCACCGGCTGCTCGACGTCCTGCCGGTCTTCGACGGTGACGACCGGATCGCCAGCCGCTTCACCCTGGTCCCCGGCTCGGACTTCGATGTGGACGCCCTCGCCGCCCTGGAACACGCCGGCGCCCGGCTGATCCCCTGGGACGAGGCCCGACGCGGCGGGCACGACCTGGTGCTGAGCGCCAGCCCGAAGGGCGCGGTGTGGGCACTGTCCGGGCCGCGCGTCCTGCTGCCGCACGGCGCCGGCTTCAACAAGGCGATCAGCGGCGACGGTTCGCCCGGGATCCCGTCCGGACTCGATCCGCACTACCTGCTCGCCGACGGTGAACCCTGGGCCAGTCTGCACGCGTTGGCCCACGGCGACCAGCTCGCCCGGCTCGCCGAGCACTGCCCGCCGGCGGCGGCCCGGGCGGCCGTGGTGGGCGACCCCACCCTGGACCGGATCCTGGGTTCGGTGATCCATCGGGAGGGCTACCGTGCCGCGCTGGGCACCGGTGACCGCCGGCTCGTCGTGCTCACCGCGAGCTGGGGTCCGGAGTCCCTGCTGTCCCGGCACCCCGGGCTGCCGGCCGAGTTGGTCGGCGGCCTCCCCTGCGACGACTACCAGTTCGCCCTGGTCCTGCACCCCAACGAGTACAGCAGGATCGGCGAGTTCGACCTCGCCCGGCAGCTCGCGCCTGCACTGGCGGCGGGCCTGGTCCTGGCCGGGCCCCATCAGGAGTGGGCCGCGCTGCTGATCGCCGCGGATGCCGTGATCACCGACCACGGCTCCACCGCGCTCTACGCCGCCGCCCTCGGCCGCCCGGTGATCGGCGCCTACGACGGCGGCGACGAGTTGATACCCGGCAGCCCGATGGCCGACCTGCTGGCCAAGGCGCCCCACCTGGGCGACCCCGCCGAGCTGCCCGAAGCCCTGCGCCAGGCCGTCGCCCAGGACGCCCGCCCGGCCGCCGAAGCCGCCTTCGCGCTGCCGGGCGAGTCGCTGCCGCGACTGCGCCACGAGCTGTACCGGCTCCTGCAGTTGGAGCCGCCCGCTGCCGCCCCGACGATCCGTCAGCTGCCGCAGCCGAGCGCCGCACCCACACCGCCGTCGGCCTTTGCAGTGCAGATCCCCCAGCTGACCGGGCATCACATCACCGTCGAGCGCTACCCCTCCTTCCGGTCCGGTCCTGTCCACCATCGGGCGGCCGCCCATCCGGACGCCGGCCTGCGGCAGGTGCAGAGTGCGGCGGTGCTGTGGCGCCATGCGCAGCGGCAGGATTCCGCCACCCCCGCTCCCAACAGTGCCTGGACGGCGGCCGGTTGGACCGCTCACGTCCTGGCGGAGCTGCCCGGGCGCCGTACTGCCGCCGCGATCCTCGGCGCGGACCGCTGCCTGATCCGGCACCACCGAGCCGGACTCGTTGCCGTCCGCATCGAACCGAACCGGGCAGACGGCCGAGTGCGGCGCGCGGACCCGACGGCCGTGGTCTCGGCCGTGCACGCCTGGCTCAACGCCAACTCAGCGTGGACGGCGCCTACTTCACTCGACTGCCGAGTCGGCCGGCTCGCCGTCCGGGTGGAGCTGGCCGCCCCTGGCGCCACCGACCTCGATCACGAGCTCTGAACGGGCGTCGGTCACTCGGTCAGTAGGTTCAGCAGGTCAGGAATCCGCCAGACCTCCGGAGCGCTCGGTCAGCAGGCGAGCCTCAGCGCGCTGCCGCCGGGCCTCCGCCGGGTCACCCAAGTCATCTGCGAGACGGGCGAGTTCCTTCAGAACGCGTACCTCCTCGGTGCTGGAGCCGCGCTCGCGAGCCGCGACCAGGGCCGCCCGCATCAGGGCCGACGCCTCGTCCGTACGACCCAACCGCCGCAGCGCCCGTCCCAATTCGAAGCCGGTGCGGGCGATCATGCGCTCCCGCTCCTGGTGACGGGCCGCCTGGTGAGCCTCCTCGAACAGCTCGGCCGCTCGCGTGTGATCCCCGGCGCCGAGAGCGGCCTTGCCGAGCTGGTACGTCTGCAGCAGCACACCATAGGCGTTGTCGATCGCCTGGTGTTCGCTCCTGGACAGCTCGAAGTCGACCGCGGCGCCGGCCCAGTCGTGCTGGGCGAGTTTCAGCAGGCCGCGGAACTCCACGGCGGAGGCCTTCAGTTTGCGATCCTTCGGGTCGTCGCCCAGGCCGTCAGCGGTGCCCATGGCCTGCCGCAGCTGCTCGGCCGCATCGCCGAACAGCTCCTGCTCCCAGAGCGGGCGCGCCAGTTGGCAGCGCATGCGTACCATCAGCCGGCGGTCCTCAAGGCGGTCCGCAGCGGCGATACCGGTGCCGAAGGCCTCGATGACGTCAGCGTAGTGCGGGTGGTCGAGGAAGTGCGTCCACAGCGGCTCGCACAGCGCCGCAGCATCCACGAACCAGCCGGAGTCGTACGCCGAGCGCACGCAGCCGTACAGGGCCAGGCGGTGCGCCTCCAGCCAGCGGAGCGCGGCGGCCTTGCCGTTGGTGCCGGCGAACTCGACGTCGGGCACGTCGGGAAGGGCGGCTTCGAGCTCCGCGAACGTCATCCGCGAGCCGGCCGCCAGCAGGTCCGCCCGGGCCGCCTGACGCCGGTACCAGCGGACCAGCCGCCGGCGGGCCGCGGTGCGTTCCGTGCCCTCCGGGTCCGCCTGGCGGGAGCGGCGTTCGGCGTGGCCCCGGAGCAAGTCGTGCATCCGGAATCCCTCGGGCCGGTATTCCAGCAGCCCGGCCCGCTCCAGCTCCTCCAAGGCCTCCTCGGCCGCGAGCGGGCCGGCCCCGAGCAACGCGGTGGCGGCCGCAGCGGTGACCGCCGGTGCCGGGAACTGCGGCAGCACCCGGTAGAGCCGGGCCGCCTCCAGCCCGAGGCCGTCGTAGGCGGCGTCCCAGACGGCCTCCACGATCGGGATGCCCCGCTCCCGCAGCTCCGCGGTGAGCTCGGCGACCAGCCTGCTCAGGCTGCGCCGCCGGTACTTGTGGGCCCACCGCCCGGCGACGTGCAGGGCGGCGGGCAGGCCGCCGCAGCCGCGCGCCAGCTCCAGCACCGCTTCCGGCTCGGCGGCCGGCCGCTCGTCGTCGACGAGTCGGCGGAGCAGCCGCACCGCGTCCTCCTCGGCGAGCGGCTGCACCGGCACCTCCACCGAGTCGGCGCCGGGCGGCTGCTGGAGCGCCCCGTGGCCGGCCACGATCGCCATGCTCCCCGGCGATGACGGGATCAGCAGCTCGACCTCGGTGTCGGAGCCGGCGTTGTCGATCACCACCAGCAGGCGCTTGCCGTTGGTGCGGCTCCAGTACTGCTTCTGACGGCCCGCCGGTGACCGCTTGAGCCACTCGGGCGCGACGCCGAGGCCGGTCAGCAGTTCCGCGTGCACATCGGCGAGCTCCACCGCGCCGTCCCGGCGGTAGTCGTCGAGGTCCACGTACAGCACACCGTCGGGGAACCGGTCGCTGAGCGCGCGACCGACCTCGAAGCTCAGCGCCGTCTTGCCGATCCCGGCCATCCCGACCAGCGTCACGACCCGTGGACCGCGCTCCCCTGGTCGGCTCTCGGCCGCGCCCCGGATGCGCTCCTGTTCCGCCTGGCGGGCGACGAAGAGCCGGATCGCGGGCGGCAGTTGGTAGGGCGGTTCGGCCTCCGGCGGCGGCGCCGCCTGGATGTGCTGGTGCAGCTCGCCGATCTGCTGGGCCTGCACCACCGCTCCCACCCGTGCCTGCCCGCTCACGGTGTTGTGCGTCCCTCCGGAGCGCTCCCCGCCGGGGAGGGTTCCGTCGGGGAGCGTCCCGCCCTCGTGTGTCTCGTCGGCCACGCCCCAACCCTACGCCCCGGTAGGGCTCCTGACGTGGCAACAGGACATTTCCGGTCCCGCTCAGCGCGGCGGCATCGGGAAGAGCATGCAGCTGCTGGTGGCGTGCGCCAGCAGGCGGTCGTCGCCGTCCAGGAGTTCGGCCTGCGCGAGGGCGGTGCGCCGCCCGTGGCTGAGCACCTTGCCGACGGCGCGGATCTTGCCGGTGTCCACCGTCATCGGACGCAGGAACTTCACCGTCAGGTCGAGCGAGGTGTAGCCCATGCCCTCGGGCACGATCGAGTGCACCGCGCAGCCCGCGGCCGAGTCGAGGAGCGTGGCGTAGACACCGCCGTGCACGCTGCCGATCGGGTTGTAGTGCTCCTCCCCCGGCTCCAGCGCGAACACCGCGTGCCCGGCCGCCACCTCCTCCAGGCCGAATCCGAGCATCGCCATGATGGGCGGATGGGGAACGCGACCGGCGAGCATCTCCTCCAGGAACGCCAAACCGCTCAGCCGGCCGACCGCGGCCGCGGTCTCCCGGGGGTCCTCCCATACGAACGTGCGCGACCTCTTCATGACCACCTCTCCGCTGGCTTCGTATCTCGAAGCTAGCCATCGCCATGACTGGGTGTCAATCATGAAGTCAGCCTTAGGATTGGCCCATGGATTGGCTGGAGTTGAGCACGGACAACTGCACCGTGCAGCGCGCACTCGCCCTGATCGGCGAGAAGTGGACGCTGCTGGTGCTGCGCGATGCCATGAACGGCGTCCGCCGATTCGACGACTTCCGCCGGCACGTGGGCCTGTCCGAGGCCGTGCTGGCGGACCGGCTGCGCAAGCTGGTCGCCGCCGGGATCATGCAGACCGTCCCCTACCGCGAGCCCGGCCTGCGGACCCGGCACGAGTACAAGCTCACGCCGAAGGGCTGGGACCTGTGGCCGGCGATGATCGCCCTGAAGCAGTGGGGCGACCGCTACACCGCCGACCCGGACGGCCCGCCCTGGGAGGTCGACCACCGCGACTGCGGCGCCCGGCTGCAGACCGTCGTCGGCTGCGCGGCCGGCCATGGTCCGTTGACGCCGTTTCAGGCCGAGGGCCGGGTAGGAGCATCCGCTCGCCGGCCGGAGTGACCAGGTCGGCCGGAGTGGCCGGGTGAGCCGGAGCAGCCAGGTGATGGGGTGTCACCTGCATGATCATCAGCTTGGCTACACTTCGACCAGATGGCAGCAGGCACAAGGGGAGGGTCGGGGATGAACGCGGACGATCTGGGGCAGGACATACCGCTCAGCACGCAGATCCGGCAGGACATACCGCACAGCGCCCGCATGTACGACTACTTCCTGGGCGGCAAGGACCACTTCGCGGTGGACCGGGAAGCCGCCGAACGGGTGCTCACGGTGTTCCCGACCATGAAGACCGCGGTCTGGGCGAACCGGGGGTTCATGCAGCGGGCCACCCGGGCCTTGGCGGAGCGCGGCCTGTCGCAGTGGCTCGACGTCGGCACCGGCATCCCCACCTCGCCGAACCTGCACGAGGTCGCGCAGTCGGTGGTCCCCGGAGCACGGGTCGTCTACGCGGACAACGACCCGATCGTGCTGGCGCACTCCCGGGCGCTGATGACCAGTACGCCCCAGGGCCGGACCGCCTACATCCACGGTGACGTGCGCGACCCGGACACCATCCTGCACGCCCCGCAGCTGACCCAGACCCTCGACCTGGGGCAGCCCGTGGTGCTGTCGCTGGTCGCACTGCTGCACTTCGTCCCCGACCTCGACGAGGCGCGCGGCATCGTGGACCGGCTGCTGAAGCCGCTGCCGGCCGGCTCGGCCCTGGTGCTCTCGCACGCCACGGCGGAGCTGGACCCGGAGGGTGCCTGCCAGGTGCAGCAGATCTACAACCAGGTCGGCACCACCCTCAAGCTGCGGCCCGCCGCCGAGTTCGCGACCTTCTTCGAGGGCCTGGAGCTGCTGGAGCCGGGCATCGTCCCCGCCCACCGCTGGCGCCCCGACGCCGCTGGCGACGCCCACCGCCTGCCCGCGGGGGCCACCGACGCGGACGTGTCGTTCTACGCCGGGGTCGGCATCAAGAAGTAGGCGCGTCGCGCAGCCGTCGAGGCACCGCGGAGCGGGCGGGTGAACACTG
Protein-coding regions in this window:
- a CDS encoding aminopeptidase P family protein; amino-acid sequence: MTRAAREAARAGLAGLVITPGPDLVHLTGYQPTAITERLTAMVLPADGAPTLLVPKLERPDAEHAIGAPALQLADWTDGMDPYQVLRPLLDPAGRYGISDSAWAMHLLGLQEALPGGSFSSLTSSLPMLRAVKGEDELERLAAAGAAADATYRAILTVPFAGRRECDIAADLAARLLEFGHSQVDFTVVGSGPNGANPHHEAGDRVIRPGDTVVLDFGGLKDGYGSDTTRTVHVGAEVPDQVREVHEVVRRAQQAAFEAVRPGVACQEIDRVARAVITEAGYGEYFIHRTGHGIGITTHEPPYMIEGEEQPLVPGMCFSIEPGIYLPGRFGVRIEDIVTVTETGGRRFNDTSRELAIVE
- a CDS encoding helix-turn-helix transcriptional regulator, whose amino-acid sequence is MNRAVEAMREAPGVLLLGPPRIGRSRLLEQLVAHGRAIGVRVLRCSPVAAEQALPFMGLIDLLEDVDDEALDRLPAGQGDALRAALLRGGQPDAGQLGDARVPLAVLTLLRQLADQGPVWLVVDDLHWVDEPTARVLGFVARRIGGTLLRMVAGEPVAAGRGPAFASLCPPGTARLTVPPLTPAELAVLLAEHAGQPLPSATVREIARVARGNPGDALELLRTLPPDGLPFNAPAANGGSSDGLSGWVHGGPNRAPTAAEPPGGHHAELLRTLPEPAREALLLVSAAARPDLTLLATAGGPSVTVELETAERLGMLRIAPDGQVVFDSPALGRAVYAEAGGRSRRNAHARLAAAETEPVERARHRALANPARDEEVARSLMTAAATARRRSAPGTAAELAALAVARTPVEQPELRTERRLTAADYAVDAGHRDAARAEAQALLEEPDPEVRVRARLVLLRCAGQSLEHEGGLIRDGLAEAAAADSPGLEARLRCWQADRDLLAGRLDQAEAAAGRAADLAAAANQPETQLEALTTLAYLRRLGGDPRAESTLALALETARANGIDDVRLREALMTEAVFHLHANRLAAAESSLLELLRRFTGQLGMEELIDVTIQLAGVRIRAADCAGALRAARQVAALHARRLGVEQTGEDGYGAAFEEAGPVAYVTAAAESVGGSLELARQLAQRGARTAELEGDRFWLLWNLTVLGRVHLMGEEPEAAVRALRKALDIERAMGIVDPGVGRWHADLVEALVCQGGRAALDEARALLDQVTEAARRLDREAVLGCLERAEALWHLAHGEHAEAAALLERAVARLRSEGVPLELARALAAQAQLERRRRRQGAARSAADEALRICQDTGAAAWLGPIKRRIQGGGGGRAGAARQPADASGAVLLTPSEQRIAALAADGATNREIAAACYISVKTVEASLSRVYRKLGVRSRTELAKAPTD
- a CDS encoding S53 family peptidase, which encodes MTPHRLKVLGALAAPMSVIAALALTSPAHAAPQPQLAVHGDVVKALAQSVRTGDVAPTDKKDVTVSLAVRDQAGLQSFLKQVSDPKSPQYKHYLTVKQFADRFGASDKTISQVTDYLKGQGLAVGKVSANHLTVTASGSAQQLEKAFNTHLATFHDNHAARDYFANTSAPTLPATFASQVVDVAGLNNYTVHSHFSHANPAVKPSATADASAGLDPTSGKAAYDLTGLNGNGYTGSGQTIGLVEFSSYDQSDVDAYDSNYGLNVSAPTVVPVAGGTTDSSGAGEVDLDIQVIQALAPGANIKVYEAPNSTAGDEALYSQLVSDNVPIVSISWGQAESGTTDSQRSADDNTYQEASAQGQSYYAASGDSGSDDAGNGGTSVDYPASDPYVTGVGGTTLSANSDGSYAGETAWSGSGGGTSTFYSAPSYQSSLGITQREVPDVAAAADPSSGWAVYTGGAWQEIGGTSGAAPNWAAFTAVYNQYAAAKGGAKFGFANPTIYNLAGGSNYGSAFHDVTSGSNGAFSAGTGYDQVTGWGSYDGQNFITSSLG
- a CDS encoding translation initiation factor 2; this encodes MLVAVRSATALHRLLDVLPVFDGDDRIASRFTLVPGSDFDVDALAALEHAGARLIPWDEARRGGHDLVLSASPKGAVWALSGPRVLLPHGAGFNKAISGDGSPGIPSGLDPHYLLADGEPWASLHALAHGDQLARLAEHCPPAAARAAVVGDPTLDRILGSVIHREGYRAALGTGDRRLVVLTASWGPESLLSRHPGLPAELVGGLPCDDYQFALVLHPNEYSRIGEFDLARQLAPALAAGLVLAGPHQEWAALLIAADAVITDHGSTALYAAALGRPVIGAYDGGDELIPGSPMADLLAKAPHLGDPAELPEALRQAVAQDARPAAEAAFALPGESLPRLRHELYRLLQLEPPAAAPTIRQLPQPSAAPTPPSAFAVQIPQLTGHHITVERYPSFRSGPVHHRAAAHPDAGLRQVQSAAVLWRHAQRQDSATPAPNSAWTAAGWTAHVLAELPGRRTAAAILGADRCLIRHHRAGLVAVRIEPNRADGRVRRADPTAVVSAVHAWLNANSAWTAPTSLDCRVGRLAVRVELAAPGATDLDHEL
- a CDS encoding NB-ARC domain-containing protein is translated as MADETHEGGTLPDGTLPGGERSGGTHNTVSGQARVGAVVQAQQIGELHQHIQAAPPPEAEPPYQLPPAIRLFVARQAEQERIRGAAESRPGERGPRVVTLVGMAGIGKTALSFEVGRALSDRFPDGVLYVDLDDYRRDGAVELADVHAELLTGLGVAPEWLKRSPAGRQKQYWSRTNGKRLLVVIDNAGSDTEVELLIPSSPGSMAIVAGHGALQQPPGADSVEVPVQPLAEEDAVRLLRRLVDDERPAAEPEAVLELARGCGGLPAALHVAGRWAHKYRRRSLSRLVAELTAELRERGIPIVEAVWDAAYDGLGLEAARLYRVLPQFPAPAVTAAAATALLGAGPLAAEEALEELERAGLLEYRPEGFRMHDLLRGHAERRSRQADPEGTERTAARRRLVRWYRRQAARADLLAAGSRMTFAELEAALPDVPDVEFAGTNGKAAALRWLEAHRLALYGCVRSAYDSGWFVDAAALCEPLWTHFLDHPHYADVIEAFGTGIAAADRLEDRRLMVRMRCQLARPLWEQELFGDAAEQLRQAMGTADGLGDDPKDRKLKASAVEFRGLLKLAQHDWAGAAVDFELSRSEHQAIDNAYGVLLQTYQLGKAALGAGDHTRAAELFEEAHQAARHQERERMIARTGFELGRALRRLGRTDEASALMRAALVAARERGSSTEEVRVLKELARLADDLGDPAEARRQRAEARLLTERSGGLADS
- a CDS encoding PaaI family thioesterase, coding for MKRSRTFVWEDPRETAAAVGRLSGLAFLEEMLAGRVPHPPIMAMLGFGLEEVAAGHAVFALEPGEEHYNPIGSVHGGVYATLLDSAAGCAVHSIVPEGMGYTSLDLTVKFLRPMTVDTGKIRAVGKVLSHGRRTALAQAELLDGDDRLLAHATSSCMLFPMPPR
- a CDS encoding winged helix-turn-helix transcriptional regulator, which gives rise to MDWLELSTDNCTVQRALALIGEKWTLLVLRDAMNGVRRFDDFRRHVGLSEAVLADRLRKLVAAGIMQTVPYREPGLRTRHEYKLTPKGWDLWPAMIALKQWGDRYTADPDGPPWEVDHRDCGARLQTVVGCAAGHGPLTPFQAEGRVGASARRPE